Proteins encoded in a region of the Flavobacterium sp. MDT1-60 genome:
- a CDS encoding transposase — protein sequence MGTHLSIDEVALSQGELYTIVTNKKFKGKKGSLVAIVAGTKADQVIEHISKIDYKKRSGVQEITLDMANSMKLISKRCFSKAIQVTDRFHVQKLALEALQEIRIKHRWEAMEAENHLISLAKRENKAYIPQLLSNGDSVKQLLARSRYLLYKSREKWTKDQQERAQILFELYSDIKTAYNLNQQLRGIYNNNNDKHIAMTKLAHWYRNVEESGFKNFNNLLNTITFNYQSILNYFDNRSTNASAESFNAKIKAFRSQFRGVRNIDFFLFRLSNLFA from the coding sequence ATGGGTACACATTTATCAATTGATGAAGTAGCTTTGTCTCAGGGAGAGCTTTACACCATTGTGACCAACAAGAAATTTAAAGGTAAAAAAGGCTCCCTGGTGGCTATTGTTGCCGGAACAAAAGCAGATCAGGTCATAGAGCACATTAGTAAGATAGATTACAAAAAGAGATCGGGTGTACAAGAAATAACACTCGATATGGCCAATTCTATGAAACTAATATCAAAAAGATGTTTCTCCAAAGCCATACAAGTTACCGATAGGTTCCATGTTCAAAAGTTAGCGCTGGAAGCCTTACAAGAGATCAGGATCAAACACCGATGGGAAGCCATGGAGGCTGAGAATCATTTGATATCGCTGGCAAAAAGAGAAAATAAAGCATATATACCACAACTTTTATCCAATGGAGATTCCGTTAAACAGCTACTGGCAAGAAGTAGATATCTGTTATACAAATCTCGAGAAAAATGGACCAAGGATCAACAAGAAAGAGCGCAAATCCTCTTTGAATTATATTCCGATATAAAAACAGCATATAATCTAAATCAACAACTTCGAGGGATTTACAATAACAACAATGACAAACACATTGCAATGACCAAACTGGCTCATTGGTATAGAAATGTTGAGGAGTCAGGTTTTAAAAACTTTAATAATTTACTCAATACCATAACTTTTAATTACCAGTCAATCTTAAACTATTTTGATAACAGAAGTACAAATGCTTCGGCAGAATCTTTCAATGCAAAAATAAAAGCATTTAGAAGCCAATTTAGAGGAGTAAGAAATATAGACTTCTTCTTATTTAGATTATCTAATCTTTTTGCATAA
- a CDS encoding cytochrome c produces the protein MKKAIVLTILLAALTSCSDSDTFQDIETPPDTVTPPGPGTPTPEPVATFSYTKNAKAVIDANCIGCHQSGRSAGFRPLTTYAEVKAAVENAGLLSRIQLQTGQQGIMPQAGRMSQANIDIIVKWNTDGLKEN, from the coding sequence ATGAAAAAGGCAATAGTACTTACAATTTTACTTGCTGCACTAACGAGTTGCAGTGATTCTGACACATTTCAGGATATCGAAACACCGCCAGACACAGTAACACCTCCTGGACCCGGAACACCAACTCCTGAACCAGTAGCCACATTTAGCTATACTAAAAACGCTAAAGCAGTTATTGATGCCAATTGTATAGGCTGTCATCAAAGCGGAAGATCTGCAGGTTTCAGACCTCTTACTACATATGCCGAAGTAAAAGCAGCAGTTGAAAACGCAGGTTTATTAAGTCGAATTCAATTACAAACCGGACAACAAGGTATCATGCCTCAGGCAGGAAGAATGTCTCAGGCAAATATAGATATCATTGTAAAATGGAATACAGACGGACTTAAAGAAAATTAA
- a CDS encoding YceI family protein, whose product MKKPLINFVVLLLIIVVNTNGFAQKLITKTGSIKFQASMSSYEEVSAENKSASAVLEQSTGDFAALVLIKGFRFKVALMEEHFNENYMESEKFSKATLKGKIEDFDISKVTNTAKNFTLKGDLTIHGKAQPVSVIVKVSKAANGVNAIGSFEVKPEDFDIEIPNLVRKKIADKIKINYNFLLIK is encoded by the coding sequence ATGAAAAAACCACTTATTAATTTCGTTGTATTGCTATTGATAATTGTTGTAAATACAAATGGATTTGCGCAAAAATTGATTACAAAAACAGGCAGTATAAAATTTCAGGCTTCTATGTCTTCGTATGAAGAAGTTTCTGCTGAAAATAAAAGTGCGTCTGCAGTTTTAGAACAATCAACAGGAGATTTTGCTGCTTTGGTTCTTATAAAAGGCTTCCGTTTTAAGGTGGCTTTAATGGAGGAACATTTCAACGAAAATTACATGGAATCTGAAAAGTTCTCAAAAGCCACATTAAAAGGTAAAATAGAAGATTTTGATATTTCTAAAGTTACAAATACAGCTAAAAATTTCACTTTAAAAGGAGATCTTACCATTCATGGAAAAGCACAACCTGTATCAGTTATCGTAAAAGTTTCAAAAGCTGCTAACGGGGTTAATGCTATTGGTTCTTTTGAAGTAAAACCGGAAGATTTTGATATAGAAATACCGAATTTGGTTAGAAAAAAAATTGCTGATAAAATAAAAATTAATTATAATTTTTTATTGATTAAATGA
- a CDS encoding transposase: MTPIELLKFMLPDFLVDHFEVVSSANTEEILHLYFEEKIKPPQEFSSFELVSKGFQDEITIQDFPLRGKYVYLHIKRRRWTNKNTGEIIKRDWNLVAKGTRMTQEFAAFLKEINR, translated from the coding sequence ATGACCCCTATAGAGCTTTTAAAATTTATGCTTCCTGATTTTTTAGTAGATCATTTTGAAGTAGTTTCTTCCGCTAATACAGAAGAGATATTACACTTGTATTTTGAAGAGAAAATTAAGCCTCCACAAGAATTTAGTTCCTTTGAACTGGTCTCAAAGGGATTTCAGGATGAGATTACTATTCAGGATTTCCCTTTGAGGGGTAAGTATGTGTATCTGCACATTAAAAGACGTCGTTGGACCAATAAAAACACAGGAGAAATTATTAAAAGAGATTGGAATTTAGTAGCCAAGGGAACCCGCATGACTCAAGAGTTTGCGGCTTTTTTAAAAGAAATTAATAGATAA